Proteins encoded by one window of Cuniculiplasma divulgatum:
- a CDS encoding COG4280 domain-containing protein, whose product MSYFDPAIFLAATGIIVLEMSEASAISMSLAVDAKSNIPLLAATLGVITVLIPTAFIGSAISLLPLIYVRLVSATLLLYFAQRLAKSAKRSMKFQYLKSFPKSHKEEPSDSGVSLTAYTAGVIEAFEAAIVLVGLYPESYSSTAYGIFLGIGIVIVFSIILRSQIRKIKQAIMKVVVSSLLFSFSAFWYIETVKPIEEILILPFFIIFFMIVYAFSTYGLKNLKNPETS is encoded by the coding sequence GTGTCATACTTTGATCCTGCCATATTTCTTGCGGCAACAGGTATAATAGTACTGGAGATGTCAGAAGCGTCTGCAATTTCAATGTCCCTAGCTGTTGATGCTAAAAGCAATATTCCATTGCTTGCTGCAACTCTTGGTGTAATCACCGTTCTCATTCCAACGGCCTTTATAGGGAGTGCAATTTCACTACTTCCTCTAATTTATGTAAGACTGGTTTCTGCAACCTTATTACTGTATTTCGCACAAAGACTGGCAAAGAGTGCCAAAAGATCCATGAAATTCCAGTATCTGAAAAGCTTTCCAAAGTCCCATAAAGAAGAGCCATCAGATTCTGGAGTTTCCCTTACAGCATACACAGCTGGTGTTATAGAAGCTTTTGAGGCTGCTATTGTTCTTGTTGGACTCTATCCAGAAAGTTATTCTTCCACTGCCTACGGAATATTTCTTGGAATTGGGATTGTAATAGTTTTCTCCATAATACTAAGGTCACAGATAAGGAAGATCAAGCAGGCAATAATGAAGGTGGTTGTTTCATCACTCCTTTTTTCATTTTCAGCATTCTGGTACATAGAAACTGTGAAACCCATAGAAGAGATATTAATACTGCCTTTCTTCATTATTTTCTTCATGATAGTTTATGCATTTTCAACTTACGGGTTGAAAAATCTTAAAAATCCTGAAACTTCTTAA
- a CDS encoding potassium channel family protein, whose translation MVDLQTFILRVKKALKHNIGKTIIIAAFVLLYSVFSEYYIENPIANSGIHSLFQSLWWTMQTVTTVGYGDVTIVGFMGKLNAIFIMIIGVGSFSLLLVSIGAELVDAKLLKRFGEVRTKMKDHVIICNYSEKQADIIEVIMRDKNPFIVLGQDPPEKEKENMEFVKGNPLDYKDLKRAGIENSHTAIIFPNEKYGSENSLAVDAESILIVMTVKKLNPEINTIVELINKSSREHARESGADEIIVRGEMSSSAIIKLINNPGSWKFISEIFSKSESMDFMEIREDDYKGKSYRELYKMVENEWRKIIAIRKGDEYLLRPEEDSVYQGESLIILEKSKKTIKN comes from the coding sequence TTGGTTGACCTACAGACATTCATATTAAGGGTAAAGAAGGCATTAAAGCACAATATAGGTAAAACCATAATTATTGCGGCATTTGTGCTATTATACAGTGTATTCTCTGAATATTACATAGAGAACCCTATTGCAAACTCTGGCATTCACTCCCTTTTTCAGTCCCTTTGGTGGACTATGCAAACAGTTACTACAGTTGGATATGGAGACGTTACAATTGTTGGATTTATGGGAAAATTAAATGCCATATTCATAATGATTATTGGTGTAGGAAGTTTCAGTTTATTACTTGTATCCATAGGCGCTGAGCTTGTGGATGCTAAGCTTCTCAAGAGATTTGGAGAGGTGCGAACAAAAATGAAGGATCATGTAATTATATGTAATTATTCAGAAAAGCAGGCAGACATAATTGAAGTTATAATGAGGGACAAAAATCCGTTTATAGTTCTGGGACAGGACCCACCTGAAAAGGAAAAAGAAAATATGGAATTTGTGAAGGGAAACCCTCTGGACTATAAGGATCTGAAGAGGGCTGGTATAGAAAATAGTCATACAGCAATAATATTCCCAAACGAGAAATATGGTTCAGAGAATTCACTGGCTGTAGATGCAGAATCAATTCTTATAGTGATGACAGTTAAAAAATTAAATCCTGAAATTAACACAATTGTGGAACTGATCAATAAATCAAGTAGAGAGCATGCCAGAGAATCAGGTGCGGACGAAATTATTGTTAGAGGGGAAATGAGTTCATCAGCGATTATTAAATTGATAAATAATCCAGGATCGTGGAAGTTCATTTCTGAGATATTTTCTAAGTCTGAAAGTATGGACTTTATGGAAATCAGGGAAGATGATTATAAGGGAAAAAGCTACAGGGAACTATATAAAATGGTAGAAAATGAATGGAGAAAAATAATCGCCATTAGGAAGGGTGATGAATACCTGTTGAGGCCTGAGGAGGACTCTGTATATCAGGGAGAATCACTCATTATTCTGGAGAAATCAAAGAAAACAATCAAAAATTAA